The following are from one region of the Hymenobacter sp. YIM 151858-1 genome:
- a CDS encoding OmpP1/FadL family transporter codes for MNLKHLLFAGGALLGATAAQAGGFQLTLAGQKNNGMGGVGTGLALDQAAMFYNPGALAMVRERGVQIGVNATLARQAFRAQYGGAERQLDNTVSTPFNFYAGFGPAEGKWKAGIGVYTPFGSRLDYADNWEGRTALTSIDLKSIFVQPTVSYALTDQLSVGAGLVVFAAGSVNLQRDIQDPAQGSIELDGKADTKFGWNAGVYFKPSDKFSLGISHRSKMDAVVSGGDVIISGVNASLADRFAARKFDVTLPLPATTTIGLGVMPTEKLTLGFDVNYATWSRYQELVFNFDAPINGQTVSRSRREYQDALTFRLGGQYQVTDALTVRLGGAYDETPVKDGFVTPETPDNDRLTATAGVSYKFGERFGIDVSAQYVNIAKRTQTQEQLQNNGVATDRVAGTYKTVAVVPGFGLNYNF; via the coding sequence ATGAACCTAAAACATCTACTATTTGCCGGCGGAGCCCTGCTGGGCGCCACGGCCGCGCAGGCGGGTGGCTTCCAGCTCACGCTGGCCGGGCAGAAAAACAACGGCATGGGTGGCGTAGGTACGGGCCTGGCCCTCGATCAGGCCGCCATGTTCTACAACCCCGGCGCGCTGGCTATGGTGCGTGAGCGGGGCGTGCAAATCGGCGTAAATGCTACGCTGGCACGGCAGGCATTTCGGGCGCAGTACGGCGGAGCCGAGCGGCAGCTCGACAACACCGTGAGCACGCCCTTCAACTTCTACGCTGGTTTTGGGCCGGCCGAAGGCAAATGGAAAGCGGGCATCGGCGTGTACACGCCCTTTGGCTCGCGCCTCGATTACGCCGACAACTGGGAAGGCCGCACCGCCCTCACCAGCATCGATCTGAAATCGATTTTTGTGCAGCCCACCGTAAGCTACGCCCTCACCGACCAACTGAGCGTGGGTGCCGGCCTGGTGGTGTTTGCGGCCGGTTCGGTAAACCTGCAACGCGACATTCAGGACCCCGCCCAAGGCAGCATCGAGCTCGACGGCAAAGCCGACACCAAGTTCGGGTGGAACGCGGGCGTGTACTTCAAGCCTTCGGATAAATTCAGCCTCGGCATCAGCCACCGCTCCAAAATGGATGCCGTGGTGTCGGGTGGCGACGTGATTATTTCGGGCGTGAACGCCTCGCTGGCCGACCGCTTTGCCGCCCGCAAGTTCGACGTAACGCTGCCCCTGCCGGCTACCACCACTATTGGTTTGGGCGTGATGCCCACCGAAAAGCTCACCCTGGGCTTCGACGTGAACTACGCCACCTGGAGCCGCTACCAGGAGCTGGTGTTCAACTTTGATGCGCCCATCAACGGCCAGACGGTGTCGCGCTCGCGCCGCGAGTACCAGGATGCCCTCACGTTCCGCCTCGGCGGCCAGTACCAGGTTACCGATGCCCTGACCGTACGCCTGGGCGGTGCCTACGACGAAACGCCGGTGAAAGACGGCTTTGTAACGCCCGAGACCCCCGACAACGACCGCCTGACGGCTACCGCCGGCGTGAGCTACAAGTTTGGCGAGCGGTTCGGGATTGACGTTTCGGCGCAGTACGTGAACATCGCCAAGCGCACCCAAACCCAAGAACAGCTGCAGAACAACGGCGTGGCTACCGACCGCGTGGCCGGTACCTACAAAACCGTTGCCGTAGTACCGGGCTTTGGCCTGAACTACAACTTCTAA
- a CDS encoding SGNH/GDSL hydrolase family protein: MYTFLKKGAPALALLGLALGSCQPELEEPKADAGSLDFTSYVAIGNSLTAGFQDGGLYNEGIRSSYPALLAEQFGKTGRGPANFVQPLFADNFSDGSGYAKLASFANGTPVIQQPSQANNFLGQKVAYTGRTLPAPPLGSGAPELQAFTGNQPDNLGVPGISVLSADRTASANPLVAGAAQAYGNLNNYYQRILPAADRGTTDYVSFIGRKSATFFTCWMGNNDVLTYATNGGVVDAGNPFSNLTDTTSFGRGYRNIVRTISKNGTVAGVVANIPNVTNVPYFTTVRVADIKARFRAANPNLSLYIQTTGTGGTTVVREATDNDLLTLPSLAVIGTATTGNPFPVGAGLSATAANPLPNRFVLDNTEAASVQTRTTQLNGIIAKTARQYKVALADMNTFFGSVALSGFAINGTVNSASFLSGNLFSLDGVHPTPRGYAVVANEFIRTINTYYGTSIPFTNPNEYRGVVFP; this comes from the coding sequence ATGTATACGTTTCTGAAAAAAGGAGCTCCGGCGCTGGCTTTGCTAGGCTTGGCGCTCGGCAGCTGCCAGCCCGAGCTGGAAGAGCCCAAGGCTGATGCCGGCTCGTTGGATTTCACCAGCTACGTTGCCATTGGCAACTCCCTGACGGCCGGTTTCCAGGACGGCGGCTTGTACAACGAAGGCATCCGCAGCTCGTACCCGGCGCTGCTGGCCGAGCAGTTCGGCAAAACCGGCCGCGGCCCCGCCAACTTCGTGCAGCCGCTGTTTGCCGACAACTTCTCCGACGGCTCGGGCTACGCCAAGCTGGCCAGCTTCGCCAACGGCACGCCGGTTATTCAGCAACCCAGCCAGGCCAACAACTTCCTGGGCCAGAAGGTAGCCTACACGGGCCGCACCCTGCCCGCGCCGCCGCTGGGCTCGGGCGCCCCCGAGCTGCAGGCCTTTACCGGCAACCAGCCCGATAACCTGGGCGTGCCCGGCATTTCGGTGCTGAGCGCCGACCGCACGGCCTCCGCCAACCCGCTGGTGGCCGGCGCGGCCCAGGCCTACGGCAACCTGAACAACTACTACCAGCGCATTTTGCCCGCCGCCGACCGCGGCACCACCGACTACGTGTCGTTTATCGGCCGTAAGAGCGCCACGTTCTTCACCTGCTGGATGGGCAACAACGACGTGCTGACCTACGCCACCAACGGCGGCGTGGTGGATGCGGGCAACCCCTTCAGCAACCTCACCGACACCACCAGCTTTGGCCGGGGCTACCGCAACATCGTGCGCACCATCTCCAAAAACGGTACGGTAGCCGGCGTGGTGGCCAACATCCCCAACGTAACCAACGTGCCGTACTTCACCACGGTGCGCGTGGCCGATATCAAAGCCCGCTTCCGGGCCGCCAACCCCAACCTGAGCCTGTACATCCAGACGACGGGCACGGGCGGCACCACGGTAGTGCGCGAAGCCACCGACAACGACCTGCTGACGCTGCCCTCGCTGGCCGTTATCGGCACGGCCACCACGGGCAACCCGTTCCCGGTGGGTGCCGGTTTGTCGGCCACGGCGGCCAACCCGCTGCCCAACCGCTTCGTGCTCGATAACACGGAGGCGGCCAGCGTGCAAACCCGCACCACCCAGCTGAACGGTATTATCGCCAAAACGGCCCGCCAGTACAAGGTGGCCCTGGCCGACATGAACACGTTCTTCGGCTCGGTAGCCCTGAGCGGCTTTGCCATCAACGGCACCGTTAACTCGGCCAGCTTCTTGTCGGGCAACCTGTTCTCGCTCGATGGCGTGCACCCCACGCCGCGCGGCTACGCGGTGGTTGCCAACGAGTTCATCCGGACCATCAACACGTACTACGGCACGAGCATCCCGTTCACGAACCCGAACGAATACCGCGGCGTGGTTTTCCCGTAA
- a CDS encoding lipocalin family protein produces the protein MKTLRFPLYLALGAATLLTAACKKDKDKDEPKPKTKTELLTDKNWMMTAQTVSPAMRTNTGRVITDLYAEMDPCDQDDLLQFAKPDAYTLNEGATKCNPSGPQSYPGTWSFGSNESTLTLKLGNQDPNTYTVQEISDNTMRLTESGTSGGTSYTITYTFSKR, from the coding sequence ATGAAAACCCTGCGCTTCCCCCTGTACCTGGCCCTAGGTGCCGCCACCCTGCTTACCGCCGCCTGCAAAAAGGACAAGGACAAAGACGAGCCGAAGCCCAAAACCAAAACCGAGCTGCTGACCGACAAAAACTGGATGATGACGGCCCAGACGGTGAGCCCGGCCATGCGCACCAACACGGGGCGCGTCATCACGGATTTGTACGCCGAAATGGACCCCTGCGACCAGGACGACCTGCTGCAGTTTGCCAAACCCGACGCCTACACCCTGAACGAAGGCGCCACCAAGTGCAACCCCAGCGGCCCGCAGTCTTACCCCGGCACGTGGTCGTTTGGCAGCAACGAAAGCACCCTTACGCTGAAACTGGGCAACCAGGACCCGAACACCTACACCGTGCAGGAAATCAGCGACAACACCATGCGCCTCACCGAAAGCGGCACTTCGGGCGGCACCTCGTACACCATCACCTACACGTTCAGCAAGCGCTAA
- a CDS encoding YpdA family putative bacillithiol disulfide reductase produces the protein MENTVADSLFDVVVVGAGPVGLACAIETQRLGLRTCVVDKGALVNSVVGYPTNMEFFSTPELLEIGGYPFVTGNYKPLREEALDYYRRVAEAERLTLRLYERVLRLAGEAGNFTLHTGRGQLQAGRVIVATGFFDVPNRLSVPGADLPHVSYYYKEPYAHAGQRVVVVGAKNSAAKAALALNRSGAQATLVVRGAEISQSVKYWLRPDLLNRIAEGRIGCYYHTTVRAIRPGEVDVLTPEGPRTLPADFVYALTGYRPDYALLAALGISTQNDGACTPTYHDETFETNRAGVYLAGTVCGGLNTSRWFIENGRHHAQVIARHLAAQLQSVTPMP, from the coding sequence ATGGAAAATACTGTTGCTGATAGCCTTTTCGACGTGGTGGTAGTGGGCGCCGGCCCGGTAGGCCTGGCCTGCGCCATCGAAACCCAGCGCCTGGGGCTGCGCACCTGCGTGGTGGATAAAGGCGCCCTCGTGAACTCGGTAGTGGGCTACCCTACCAACATGGAGTTCTTCTCGACGCCCGAGCTGCTCGAAATCGGCGGCTACCCCTTCGTGACGGGCAACTACAAACCCCTGCGCGAAGAAGCCCTCGACTACTACCGCCGCGTGGCCGAAGCCGAGCGCCTTACCCTGCGCCTCTACGAGCGCGTGCTGCGCCTCGCGGGCGAAGCCGGCAACTTTACCCTGCACACCGGGCGCGGGCAGCTGCAGGCCGGCCGCGTAATTGTGGCCACGGGCTTTTTCGACGTACCCAACCGCCTGAGCGTGCCGGGGGCCGATTTGCCGCACGTAAGCTATTACTACAAAGAGCCCTACGCCCACGCGGGCCAGCGCGTAGTGGTGGTGGGGGCTAAAAACTCGGCAGCCAAGGCCGCGTTGGCGCTCAACCGTTCGGGCGCCCAGGCCACTTTGGTGGTGCGCGGCGCCGAAATATCGCAGTCGGTGAAGTACTGGCTGCGGCCCGATTTGCTTAACCGCATTGCCGAAGGCCGCATCGGCTGTTACTACCACACCACGGTGCGGGCCATCCGGCCCGGCGAGGTGGATGTGCTTACGCCCGAAGGCCCCCGCACCCTGCCCGCCGACTTCGTGTACGCCCTCACCGGCTACCGCCCCGATTACGCCCTGCTCGCGGCCCTAGGTATCAGCACCCAAAACGACGGCGCCTGCACCCCCACTTACCACGACGAAACCTTCGAGACGAACCGCGCCGGGGTGTACCTGGCCGGCACCGTGTGCGGCGGCCTCAATACCAGCCGCTGGTTTATCGAGAACGGCCGGCACCACGCGCAGGTGATTGCCCGCCACCTGGCCGCGCAGCTGCAGTCCGTTACGCCCATGCCCTAG